ACCGTTGCCCCGTGGGTGCGCGATGTCCACTTGAAGGACTACCAAGCCTTTCAAACGATGGAAGGGTTTTGCCTAAAGCGCTGCCCACTGGGCGCGGGCATCGTGGATTTCGCGGGCATTTTGCGTGCATTGGCAGCGCAACGAAGCGACGACCTGCCGCTGCACATTGAATTGGGTGCGGTGACGGCGCGGCATATCCGGTGGCGCACCGCGGCATGGTGGCAAAGTTTTCCCGCTGACCATCGGAAGCAAGCAGCGGAAGCGCTGGCGCTGATAGAGCGACGAGCGTTGACAGGCGATTGGCGCACACCCCATGAGCGCGGTGCCGATGGAGCAATGCAACGCGCCGTTGAGTTGGACGAGTTTGCCCAAAGCGTAGCGTTCGCACAAACCCTGCTGCGACGCTCGGAGGGGTGAAAGATGGTGGGTGACCATTTGCGGGGTAAAGTCGCTATCGTCACGGGTTCAGGACGCGGCATCGGTAAAGCGATTGCGCTGCGGTTGGCAAGCGCAGGGGCAGATGTCGTCGTCCACGACGAAAATGAACAGGCGCCGAGCAAGTTCGGCGAAAGCCACAGCCTTGAGGAAGTCGCTGAGCATGTGCGGGCAAAAGGGCGCCGTGCCCTCGCCCTGTTCGGCGACTTGACAGTGCCCGGCAATTGCCAGCGCATCGCAGAAACGACGGTGACAACCTTCGGGCGCATTGACATTCTGGTCAATAACGCAGGTGGCGATATCGGAGCGACAGACGAAAAGCCAGAGCCCAATGACCTGTTCATCGCTGACCCCGACTTGCACGCCGTCATCCACCGCAACTTGCTGACAGCGATTTACATGTGCCGTGCTGTCGTGCCCGTGATGATGGAGCAGCGTGCAGGCAAGATTGTCAACATCGCGTCTATCGCTGCCTTCGTCGGCGTTCCCCGCGAAATCGCTTATGCGACCGCCAAAGCGGGCGTCGTGCAGTTCACCCGTTGCCTCGCAGCGATGTTGCGCCCTTACGGTATCACCGTCAACGCTGTCGCCCCCGGCAACACGCTAACAGGGCGTTTTCTGGCGACTTTGCGCCAACGGGGGTTGTCTGAAGAGCACATCAAGCCTAAAGGTCTGCTGGAACGCTTTGCTGAACCTGACGACATCGCGAAGGTCGTGGAGTTTTTCGTCAGCGACTGGGCGAACTTCGTGACAGGGCAAACGCTGCTTGTAGACGGTGGCATGTCGCTGGGGCGCGTCGCCCGTTGAAATCTTCACGCGAACAACCGCGCGCCACCGTCGATGTCCAGCACGACACCCGTCAGCCACGCCGCTTCATCGGAGCAAAGAAATAAAGCGGCATACGCCACATCTTCAGGCTCACCCGAACGGTTCAAATTGGGTGTCGGCAACCCGATGCAGCCGCTACTTTTGAGTTGCCCGATGCCCGCCGGGCAAAGGCAATGGACGCGGATGTTGAAGGGCTTAAGAGCCCGGGCGAGGTTGTGAGTTAAGCCAATCAGCCCCGCTTTGGCGGCGGCGTAACCTGCATGGGCGTTTTGCCGCACCGTCAGCGCCGCCGACACTAACACGATGACGCCCCCACCGCTCTGTCGCAATGCCGGGACGGCGAAACGACACGGAAAGAAAGCGCTGTTGAGGTTGACATCCACGAGGTAGCGCCATTCGCTGTCGTCCGTCTCCGCCAGCGGTTTGTCGCCGAAAGCGTAATCGCCGACATTGTGGTAAAGGATGTCCAGCCGCCCGTAACGGTCAAGGGCATAAGCGACCATCCGTTGCGCGCCGTCAAGTGTCAACGCATCGCCCGTCACAAAGGTCGCTTCGCCGCCGGTTCGCGCGATGCGTTGTGCCAACTCTTGCAGCGGTTCCGGTCGGCGCGCCGCCAAAATGACTTTCGCTCCTTCCTGCGCAAACAGCGTGGCGACCGCTGTCCCCATCGGACCGCCTGCTCCGACAATCAGAGCCACCTTGTTGCACAGTCGCATCCGTGATCGCCCCTCTCATAAAGTTAACTACCCCAAAACGCCACAAGACCGATTGGCGATCACACACAGCACCAAGACCAAAAGCCAACGACAAAATCAGTATTGACACGCCTTCCCCCATGTGCTACCATGAGAGCGGCTTCGGTGTTCGTTCACAAAAGGTAGGGTGAGTTGCTGATGCGAGGGCGAACGCTAAAGCAACTCTCTCTCTCTCAGTAAACCTTTGCCTGACAGGGGCGATTTTGACCATGCTCGCTCTCTCCCCGCTCCTCATCCGAACTTTCGCTCAAACTCAGTCTGACTCCCCTGTTCCCTCCCCTATCGTCCTCTTCCTCCTTCCCGACCAAACGGTCACAGAACCCGTTGTCCCCATCCTCGTTGCTGTCACCTTGCCCTCAGAACTTTCCGACCGCTATCAACTCTCTGACATCTTCGTCTTCGCCGACGATGTCTTCATACCTGTCTCTCCCCTTGCGGAAGAGCCCTTCACAGACCTTCAAACGGGCAACCTTGTCTGGCTCTTTTTCGGCTCCCTTGACCTCTCCCAAATCTCCGATTCTCACCTTCCCAATTTCACCGTTTCCCTCCTCTCCCAAGCCTTCTTTGACCCTGTTGACCCTTCCCTTTCCTCCCTTTCCCCTTTTGACCAATTGACCCTTTCCGCCTCTCTGCCGCCTCCTGAGACGTTGAAAGAAACAGGGGAAAAAGCGGAAACTTCCTCAGGACAGACAGGGAAATCGCCTTCAGAGGGAGAAGCAACCTCAACGAAAGGACGCCTAACACCGTCAACCTCAACGACTCACGCTTCTTCCAAGAACCTTGCCCCTGAGAAGGCAACTGCTCAAAAGGCGATAGCGAAAGACCCGAAAACAGCAAGGAAAGTTTTTGAGCAAGAAATTGCTGCCAAAGCGTTATCTAACGCCAAAAAGAACCCAAAGAGCACGGCAAAAGGGAACGGGATGGTCATCACCGTTGGCGCTTACCCTGATGTCTTACCTGCCGACGGAAAAAGCACCGCCTTCATCGTCGCGAAAGTTACCGATGAGAAAGGGAACCCATTACCCGGCAAGACGGTCAGGTTTTCTGCCGATGGAGGTAAACTTTTAGTCCCACAAGCGTTGACAGATGAAACTGGCGTGGCACTTTCAAGGGTTTGTTCTGAAGTGCTAAAGAAAGGACAAAGGAAGGTAGTGACGGTAAAAGCGAAAACGAATCCGGAGGTTCAAACTCAAGTTGTAATGGACGGCAATTTAGCACAAGTAACTTCTGCCAACTACTCCACACACATTTCATTTGCTTGGTGTCCTAACCTGAATGCGGGCTCTAACGGAGTGGCGTGTTCTCAGGGAGGAGAAATCGGTGGCGGTGCACAAGTTGAGTTTTACATAAAGCAAAACATTCAAGGTGAGTTTTACCCGTATTTTTGGATCAACTTCATCAAGGTCTTGGGGGATGGACATCCAAGGCAGGTAGGTTTATCACATCCTGGACGAAACTCTGGAACCTCAGGGGCTTACTGTAGACCTTCCTTCATCCCTGGACAGGAAGCTCTCTTTACTTCAACAGTAGGACCAGGAGATTTAACATGGACGAGGTTTCATCATGGGAATGTGACGGTGGTGATAAACTACACTCTTGCAAGATACACTCCGCCATGGGAACCTCCACAGATGGTAACAGGAGAGGTGAGCATAACAGGGACAGCAAGAAACGCTGTATTGAAAGTTTCCGAAAACAGTCCACCCTTG
The sequence above is drawn from the bacterium HR17 genome and encodes:
- the fabG_4 gene encoding 3-oxoacyl-[acyl-carrier-protein] reductase — its product is MVGDHLRGKVAIVTGSGRGIGKAIALRLASAGADVVVHDENEQAPSKFGESHSLEEVAEHVRAKGRRALALFGDLTVPGNCQRIAETTVTTFGRIDILVNNAGGDIGATDEKPEPNDLFIADPDLHAVIHRNLLTAIYMCRAVVPVMMEQRAGKIVNIASIAAFVGVPREIAYATAKAGVVQFTRCLAAMLRPYGITVNAVAPGNTLTGRFLATLRQRGLSEEHIKPKGLLERFAEPDDIAKVVEFFVSDWANFVTGQTLLVDGGMSLGRVAR
- the cpnA gene encoding Cyclopentanol dehydrogenase, with translation MRLCNKVALIVGAGGPMGTAVATLFAQEGAKVILAARRPEPLQELAQRIARTGGEATFVTGDALTLDGAQRMVAYALDRYGRLDILYHNVGDYAFGDKPLAETDDSEWRYLVDVNLNSAFFPCRFAVPALRQSGGGVIVLVSAALTVRQNAHAGYAAAKAGLIGLTHNLARALKPFNIRVHCLCPAGIGQLKSSGCIGLPTPNLNRSGEPEDVAYAALFLCSDEAAWLTGVVLDIDGGARLFA